The Corynebacterium halotolerans YIM 70093 = DSM 44683 region AGGAGTCGACGAGCGCGTCCTCCCAGTAGCCCCAGGAGTGGGTGCCGGTGGGGGTGAAGTTGTAGTCCGCGGGGATGTCGAGTGAATCCAGCTTGGCCCGCAGATCGTGGGTGCAGGTGTTGGTCGCCGCCTCGATGAGGCCGCCGACGCCCACGGTCGTCGCCACGGCGTTGGAGATCTGCGCCTCGTCGAAGTCGTCCAGCCGCGGGGAGGAGGGCATGTCCCAGTGCCCGGCCAGCCCGGAGCCGTTGGAGATGTAGAGCTCGGTGCCGCGCAGTTTCCCGGCGTTGAGCAGCGCGTCGTGGTGGCGGGCGTGGGCGGTGTCCGCCGGCCCCCACATCTGGTCGACGGTGCCGCCGCCGCGGGCGACGGTGATGGCCGCGTACAGGCGTGGCACGGGGGCGGTGGTGGAGGCGCAGCCGGAGAAGGAGCCGACGGCGTCGTAGAAGCCCGGGTTGTGCTGGGCCAGCAGCAGCGACGACGTCGCGGACATGGACATGCCGGCGATTCCGCGCTCCGGGCCAGCGCCCAGGTACTCCTCGACCGGGCCGGGCAGCTCCTTCG contains the following coding sequences:
- a CDS encoding alpha/beta hydrolase, coding for MTLRRRILTTTAAVAAAVVAAGVGTPAPLAPVAAAAELAPADVAGDTPQATISEDVPPLTDESPYWRHAVAGAGDHVKELAAWSPSMERTVPLAVILAEPGAPTLYLLNGADGGEGGANWIQQSNVLDFYADKNVNVVIPMAGAFSYYTDWLEEIPELGGKQRWETFLTKELPGPVEEYLGAGPERGIAGMSMSATSSLLLAQHNPGFYDAVGSFSGCASTTAPVPRLYAAITVARGGGTVDQMWGPADTAHARHHDALLNAGKLRGTELYISNGSGLAGHWDMPSSPRLDDFDEAQISNAVATTVGVGGLIEAATNTCTHDLRAKLDSLDIPADYNFTPTGTHSWGYWEDALVDSWPTFARAFGRQG